In Companilactobacillus allii, one genomic interval encodes:
- a CDS encoding BppU family phage baseplate upper protein, with product MDVTTDLPIPQIMIFDIGKEEAFYLDRLDSSDENNMNSPQSVYMRQITKRVMPILLAKQGEGGLGTVDVQMLNYGNKLDLTGWHGEFVGTDSAGIPITTDNNFDSKDPTTGLISFSLPKEATIHAGDYRNAYFKFRDSNFNVVKTLFFNVRILEDSNFYPDELPHKEYWGEGERALYELGQLQNSYTDLVMNNIQNLDDIVLAKLSDYNSRMSVIEEAIKNNDFTKAIQTALNSDFTIGQVDPDIEKHWQYIESELEAN from the coding sequence ATGGATGTAACGACAGATTTACCAATTCCTCAAATTATGATTTTTGATATTGGTAAAGAAGAAGCATTTTACTTAGATAGATTAGATTCATCTGATGAAAACAATATGAACAGTCCTCAAAGTGTTTATATGCGACAGATTACAAAACGGGTTATGCCGATTCTTCTAGCTAAACAAGGCGAAGGTGGTTTGGGTACCGTTGATGTTCAGATGTTGAATTACGGTAATAAATTGGATCTAACAGGCTGGCATGGAGAATTCGTTGGAACAGATTCAGCAGGTATTCCGATTACAACTGATAATAATTTTGATTCCAAAGATCCAACCACAGGCTTAATCAGTTTTTCATTACCAAAAGAAGCAACTATTCATGCAGGAGATTATCGAAACGCCTATTTCAAATTTAGGGATAGTAATTTTAATGTTGTTAAAACTTTATTTTTCAATGTGCGAATTTTAGAAGACAGTAATTTTTATCCTGATGAACTTCCTCATAAGGAATACTGGGGCGAGGGTGAAAGAGCTTTATACGAGTTGGGACAGCTTCAAAATTCATATACAGATTTAGTTATGAACAACATTCAGAACTTAGATGATATTGTTTTGGCAAAGTTATCTGACTACAACAGCCGCATGTCTGTTATTGAAGAGGCTATCAAGAACAACGATTTTACTAAGGCTATTCAAACAGCTTTAAATAGTGATTTCACTATTGGTCAAGTTGATCCTGATATTGAAAAGCATTGGCAATATATAGAATCAGAATTGGAGGCAAATTAA